Proteins encoded within one genomic window of Streptomyces sp. NBC_00523:
- a CDS encoding zf-HC2 domain-containing protein gives MSGGAGGDRDEEGRDEVRGARRIPGPRPAADDFGDLGRMTPPEQAPPRPEPEPEAERVPRPATPAPVLPHRVLQALLGAWALAACSAEETETVEAHLTECAPCADEALRLRDAVGLLHTDRSLDLDPLLRSRVLESCLSRRPAKIPVPDWAAPYDAETARLDALLRDIDAAEWHAPVRLKWFEDERQAGRRTTVAGVIGHLMSVDGLVGAALGLDDPLPGAPPTPTGRTEAYWSSARRPLTRAVREPWREQSHTLIRTVSFARRGASELSVPYGAFALPLQDAMLDRAFECWVHARDIAKAVDYPYEPPSAGHLHRMIDLAARMLPGALALRRRAGLAGPAGRLVSAGSPGRSLHLEIEGSGGGDWYIALDSPAALGSAEHVVAQVALEGVEFCRLVAGHVPPVEAAAGQRGDREAISDVLSAAASLSRL, from the coding sequence GTGAGCGGCGGCGCGGGCGGCGACCGGGACGAGGAGGGCCGCGACGAGGTGCGTGGCGCCCGGCGCATACCGGGGCCCAGGCCCGCCGCCGACGACTTCGGCGACCTGGGGCGCATGACGCCGCCCGAGCAGGCGCCCCCGCGACCGGAACCGGAACCCGAAGCGGAACGCGTACCGCGCCCCGCGACGCCCGCCCCGGTCCTCCCCCACCGCGTGCTTCAGGCCCTCCTGGGGGCCTGGGCGCTCGCCGCGTGCTCCGCCGAGGAGACCGAGACCGTCGAGGCGCACCTGACCGAGTGCGCGCCCTGTGCCGACGAGGCGCTGCGGCTGCGGGACGCGGTCGGGCTGCTGCACACGGACCGGAGCCTGGATCTCGATCCGCTGCTGCGGTCCAGGGTGCTGGAGAGCTGCCTGAGCCGGCGCCCCGCGAAGATCCCGGTGCCGGACTGGGCCGCCCCGTACGACGCAGAGACGGCGCGGCTCGACGCGCTGCTGCGGGACATCGACGCCGCCGAGTGGCACGCCCCGGTGCGGCTGAAGTGGTTCGAGGACGAGCGGCAGGCGGGCCGCCGGACCACGGTCGCCGGGGTGATCGGGCACCTGATGAGCGTGGACGGCCTGGTGGGCGCCGCCCTCGGCCTCGACGACCCGCTCCCCGGCGCCCCGCCCACACCGACCGGGCGCACCGAGGCGTACTGGTCGTCCGCCCGGCGCCCGCTCACCCGCGCGGTCCGTGAGCCGTGGCGCGAGCAGAGCCACACGCTGATCAGGACCGTGTCGTTCGCGCGGCGCGGGGCCTCGGAGCTGTCCGTGCCGTACGGGGCGTTCGCGCTGCCGTTGCAGGACGCGATGCTCGACCGGGCCTTCGAGTGCTGGGTGCACGCGCGGGACATCGCGAAGGCGGTGGACTACCCGTACGAGCCGCCGTCCGCCGGGCATCTGCACCGGATGATCGACCTCGCGGCCCGGATGCTGCCGGGGGCGCTGGCGCTGCGGCGCCGGGCGGGGCTCGCGGGCCCGGCCGGGCGGCTGGTGTCGGCCGGGTCCCCGGGGCGCTCGCTGCACCTGGAGATCGAGGGCTCGGGCGGCGGCGACTGGTACATCGCGCTGGACTCCCCGGCCGCCCTCGGGTCCGCCGAGCACGTGGTGGCGCAGGTCGCGCTGGAGGGCGTGGAGTTCTGCCGGCTGGTGGCGGGGCACGTACCGCCCGTGGAGGCGGCGGCCGGGCAGCGCGGGGACCGCGAGGCGATCAGCGACGTGCTGTCCGCGGCCGCCTCGCTCAGCCGCCTGTAG
- the purU gene encoding formyltetrahydrofolate deformylase yields MTAPQPAPDQYVLTLSCPDKQGIVHAVSSYLFMTGCNIEDSQQFGDHDTGLFFMRVHFSAGTPVTVEKLRASFAAIGDSFAMEWQIHRASERMRIVLMVSKFGHCLNDLLFRSRIGALPVEIAAVVSNHPDFAELVASYDVPFRHIPVTRDNKAQAEAELLDLVREENVELVVLARYMQVLSDDLCKQLSGRIINIHHSFLPSFKGAKPYHQAHARGVKLIGATAHYVTADLDEGPIIEQEVERVGHNVTPDQLVAIGRDVECQALARAVKWHAERRILLNGRRTVVFD; encoded by the coding sequence ATGACCGCGCCGCAGCCTGCCCCCGACCAGTACGTCCTCACGCTGTCCTGCCCCGACAAACAGGGCATCGTGCACGCCGTGTCGAGCTACCTCTTCATGACCGGCTGCAACATCGAGGACAGCCAGCAGTTCGGGGACCACGACACCGGTCTGTTCTTCATGCGCGTCCACTTCTCGGCGGGCACCCCGGTCACCGTGGAGAAGCTGCGGGCCAGCTTTGCCGCGATCGGCGACTCCTTCGCCATGGAGTGGCAGATCCACCGCGCCTCGGAGCGCATGCGGATCGTGCTCATGGTCAGCAAGTTCGGCCACTGCCTCAACGACCTGCTCTTCCGGTCCCGGATCGGCGCGCTGCCGGTCGAGATCGCCGCCGTCGTCTCCAACCACCCGGACTTCGCCGAGCTCGTCGCCTCGTACGACGTGCCCTTCCGGCACATCCCGGTGACCCGCGACAACAAGGCGCAGGCCGAGGCGGAGCTGCTGGACCTGGTCCGCGAGGAGAACGTCGAGCTGGTCGTCCTGGCCCGCTACATGCAGGTCCTCTCGGACGACCTGTGCAAGCAGCTCAGCGGCCGGATCATCAACATCCACCACTCCTTCCTGCCGAGCTTCAAGGGCGCCAAGCCCTACCACCAGGCGCACGCGCGCGGCGTGAAGCTCATCGGCGCCACCGCCCACTACGTCACCGCCGACCTGGACGAGGGCCCGATCATCGAGCAGGAGGTCGAGCGGGTCGGCCACAACGTGACCCCGGACCAGCTGGTCGCCATCGGCCGGGACGTGGAGTGCCAGGCGCTGGCCCGCGCGGTGAAGTGGCACGCGGAACGCCGCATCCTGCTCAACGGCCGCCGCACGGTCGTCTTCGACTGA
- a CDS encoding EF-hand domain-containing protein, with protein MDSAEYERKIAFRFAAFDQDGNGYIDRADFNAAAARLLTEFGTTARCDKGQALYNGAEAFWQGMAGIADVDGDQRVTREEFVGGAVKRLRDNPERFAEIARPFLRAALAVAAGPSGGNRAPVPAVERALRVLGASPDAAAFAAQSLDTDRDGGVVEEDAVAALAAYVTVIEPD; from the coding sequence ATGGACAGCGCAGAGTATGAGCGCAAGATCGCCTTCCGCTTCGCCGCCTTCGACCAGGACGGCAACGGATACATCGATCGCGCGGATTTCAACGCCGCCGCGGCCCGTCTGCTCACCGAGTTCGGTACGACGGCCCGCTGCGACAAGGGCCAGGCGCTCTACAACGGCGCCGAGGCGTTCTGGCAGGGCATGGCGGGCATCGCCGACGTGGACGGGGACCAGCGCGTCACCCGTGAGGAGTTCGTGGGCGGCGCGGTCAAGCGGCTGCGCGACAACCCGGAGCGCTTCGCGGAGATCGCCCGCCCGTTCCTGCGCGCGGCGCTCGCGGTGGCGGCCGGGCCGTCCGGCGGGAACCGGGCACCGGTGCCGGCCGTGGAGCGGGCCCTGAGAGTCCTCGGCGCCAGCCCGGACGCGGCGGCGTTCGCCGCGCAGAGCCTGGACACGGACCGGGACGGCGGGGTCGTGGAGGAGGACGCGGTGGCCGCGCTGGCGGCGTACGTGACGGTCATCGAGCCGGACTAG
- a CDS encoding GlxA family transcriptional regulator, translating to MPHRVVVLALDGLLPFELGIPQRIFGLARPVEQRDRARKLYDVVTCSVRPPGPVHTDADFSIMVGHGPEALATADTVVIPASYELGPVHSEGRLSDELAAAFAYIRPGTRMVSICTGSYVLAAAGCLDGRPATTHWASADHFQRLFPRVRVDPDVLFIDDGDVLTSAGVAAGIDLCLHMVRRDHGTAVANDVARRTVVPPHRDGGQAQYIQRPVPDTQFATTTTARAWALARLEQPILLRDMAQQEAMSVRTFTRRFREEVGVSPVQWLTQQRVELARRLLESTDLSIDQVARDAGFGTSTSLRQHLQAALGVSPTVYRRTFRSTAGNRA from the coding sequence GTGCCGCACCGGGTCGTCGTTCTCGCCCTCGACGGGCTGCTCCCCTTCGAACTGGGCATCCCCCAGAGGATTTTCGGGCTCGCCCGCCCCGTGGAGCAGCGGGACCGGGCGCGGAAGCTGTACGACGTCGTGACGTGCTCGGTCCGGCCGCCGGGGCCGGTCCACACCGACGCGGACTTCTCGATCATGGTCGGGCACGGGCCCGAGGCGCTCGCCACGGCCGACACGGTCGTCATTCCGGCCAGTTACGAGCTGGGACCCGTCCACAGCGAGGGGCGACTGTCCGACGAGCTGGCCGCCGCGTTCGCGTACATCCGGCCGGGCACCCGGATGGTGTCCATCTGCACCGGCAGCTACGTCCTGGCCGCCGCCGGCTGTCTGGACGGGCGCCCCGCCACCACGCACTGGGCCTCCGCCGACCACTTCCAGCGGCTCTTCCCCCGCGTCCGCGTCGACCCGGACGTCCTGTTCATCGACGACGGGGACGTACTGACGTCCGCCGGAGTCGCCGCCGGGATCGACCTCTGCCTGCACATGGTGCGGCGCGACCACGGGACCGCCGTCGCCAATGACGTCGCCCGGCGCACGGTCGTGCCGCCGCACCGGGACGGGGGCCAGGCGCAGTACATCCAGCGGCCCGTGCCGGACACCCAGTTCGCCACGACGACGACCGCGCGGGCCTGGGCGCTGGCCCGGCTGGAGCAGCCGATCCTGCTGCGGGACATGGCCCAGCAGGAGGCGATGAGCGTACGGACGTTCACCCGGCGGTTCCGCGAGGAGGTCGGCGTCAGCCCCGTGCAGTGGCTCACCCAGCAGCGCGTGGAGCTGGCGCGCCGGCTCCTGGAGTCCACGGACCTGTCCATCGACCAGGTCGCCCGGGACGCCGGCTTCGGCACCTCCACGTCGCTGCGGCAGCACCTCCAGGCGGCGCTGGGCGTCTCACCGACGGTGTACCGCCGCACGTTCCGCTCGACGGCGGGGAACCGGGCCTAG
- a CDS encoding SCO4402 family protein: MGGMPLNDLPWWRWRSNVRSALHMLSDPVFHRDCWLAGREGYGDVTDAVYRLVEDTWLDNWSAEKYVGTIFRDAAEAALVDAAVLRVLRILHQVGADAHVSVYLEHPGWPEAVTAAREAHVLLSANDGEDPDTPPRSLDVLRILTRSA; the protein is encoded by the coding sequence ATGGGCGGCATGCCGCTCAACGACCTTCCGTGGTGGCGCTGGCGCAGCAACGTGCGCTCGGCGCTGCACATGCTCTCCGACCCCGTCTTCCACCGCGACTGCTGGCTGGCCGGCCGGGAGGGATACGGCGACGTCACCGACGCCGTGTACCGCCTGGTCGAGGACACCTGGCTCGACAACTGGTCCGCCGAGAAGTACGTCGGCACGATCTTCCGGGACGCCGCCGAGGCGGCCCTCGTGGACGCCGCCGTACTCCGGGTGCTGCGCATCCTGCACCAGGTCGGAGCGGACGCCCACGTCTCCGTCTACCTGGAGCACCCCGGCTGGCCGGAGGCCGTCACCGCCGCCCGCGAGGCGCATGTGCTGCTCTCCGCCAACGACGGCGAGGACCCCGACACCCCGCCGCGTTCCCTGGACGTCCTCCGCATTCTGACCAGGTCCGCCTGA
- a CDS encoding ATP-binding protein: MQVLQVQLEVGPDPAEVGRARRWARSRLAGSGVRDDEPLAETLILLISELVTNAVVHTGCPAVLRMLFGPTGAPGGAGTVRVEVADASCRPPQQRHARGEDTGGRGLELVDGLADRWGWQPEGAGKRIWCEVDRSVPLIQGRLQPGAHGAEPSHAV; encoded by the coding sequence GTGCAGGTGCTTCAGGTTCAGTTGGAGGTCGGGCCCGACCCCGCGGAGGTCGGACGGGCCCGCAGATGGGCGCGCTCACGGCTCGCCGGTTCCGGTGTGAGGGACGACGAGCCGCTGGCCGAGACCCTCATCCTGCTCATCTCGGAGCTGGTGACCAACGCGGTCGTGCACACCGGCTGTCCGGCCGTGCTGCGCATGCTCTTCGGCCCGACGGGCGCCCCGGGCGGCGCCGGGACCGTGCGCGTCGAGGTGGCCGACGCCAGCTGCCGCCCGCCGCAGCAGCGGCACGCGCGGGGTGAGGACACCGGCGGCCGGGGCCTGGAGCTGGTTGACGGCCTCGCCGACCGCTGGGGCTGGCAGCCGGAGGGCGCGGGCAAGCGGATCTGGTGCGAGGTGGACCGCAGCGTCCCGCTGATCCAGGGCCGGCTCCAGCCCGGCGCGCACGGCGCCGAGCCGAGCCACGCGGTCTAG
- a CDS encoding thioesterase family protein encodes MNTGSYYERIDAHRYKPTAHASGAWSTDEVHFSPFGGLLVHAVERHLAERPGERLLLSRISFDILGRLALDECEIRVETVRPGRTIELVEAVALIAGRPVVRARAWSLAPVDTTEVADGEDDRLTPPEALAPWPMADLWPGGYIASLDVRPLAPPLPGRTTAWISTPLDLVAGESAGPLASYVALVDTANGIAVREQPTEWMFPNVDLTIHLHRQPEGRWTGLDTTVVFGPTGQGLTSTVLHDVHGPVGRAEQILTVRPL; translated from the coding sequence TTGAACACCGGCAGCTACTACGAGCGCATCGACGCCCACCGCTACAAGCCGACCGCCCACGCGAGCGGCGCGTGGAGCACGGACGAGGTGCACTTCAGCCCGTTCGGCGGGCTCCTGGTCCACGCCGTCGAGCGGCACCTCGCGGAGCGGCCCGGCGAGCGGCTGCTGCTGTCCCGGATCAGCTTCGACATCCTCGGGCGGCTCGCCCTGGACGAGTGCGAGATCCGCGTCGAGACCGTCCGCCCCGGCCGCACCATCGAGCTGGTGGAGGCCGTCGCCCTCATCGCGGGCCGCCCGGTCGTCCGGGCCAGGGCCTGGTCGCTCGCCCCCGTCGACACCACCGAGGTCGCCGACGGCGAGGACGACCGGCTCACCCCGCCCGAGGCGCTCGCCCCCTGGCCGATGGCCGATCTCTGGCCCGGCGGCTACATCGCCTCGCTCGACGTCCGCCCGCTCGCCCCGCCGCTGCCCGGCCGCACCACCGCCTGGATCTCCACCCCGCTCGACCTGGTCGCGGGCGAGAGCGCCGGGCCGCTGGCCTCGTACGTGGCGCTCGTGGACACCGCCAACGGCATCGCCGTACGCGAGCAGCCCACCGAGTGGATGTTCCCCAACGTGGACCTGACGATCCATCTGCACCGCCAGCCCGAGGGCCGCTGGACCGGGCTCGACACCACGGTCGTCTTCGGCCCCACCGGACAGGGCCTGACCAGCACGGTCCTGCACGACGTCCACGGCCCGGTCGGCCGGGCGGAGCAGATCCTGACGGTCCGCCCGCTCTGA
- a CDS encoding STAS domain-containing protein: MTLKVSETERGGWTVLHIGGELDLLTSATVRQSVHEVVAVGRHDVVLDLSGVQFCDSSGVGVLIALRRLMRSCGGRLRLILPARGAEEGSHVNRVLAALGVRRLFDVFPDWDAAVDEEAEPLTA, from the coding sequence GTGACCCTGAAAGTCTCTGAGACCGAGCGGGGCGGATGGACCGTGCTGCACATAGGCGGCGAACTGGACCTGCTGACTTCGGCCACCGTCCGCCAGTCCGTCCACGAGGTGGTGGCCGTGGGCCGCCACGACGTGGTCCTCGACCTGTCCGGGGTCCAGTTCTGCGATTCCAGCGGGGTCGGGGTGCTCATCGCCCTGCGCCGCCTGATGCGGTCCTGCGGCGGCCGGCTGCGGCTGATCCTGCCCGCCCGGGGCGCGGAGGAGGGCTCCCACGTCAACCGCGTGCTCGCGGCCCTCGGCGTGCGCCGCTTGTTCGATGTCTTCCCGGACTGGGACGCGGCCGTGGACGAGGAGGCCGAGCCGCTGACGGCCTGA
- a CDS encoding MFS transporter: MCIPATDPQAAALGGPSPLPPLPPLFEESGRQLWNRNFRLFFVARTAAVFGDGMIPVALTAGLLGAGRPASSVGYALACWMGPLAVFVLFGGVLADRFTPRRMMIIADVLRFAGASVLAVAFAAGNPPLWAVYALSSVAGVGAALFQPGVASTVPRVAPDVQRANATLRVSEALMTMAGPAFAGVLVGLASAGAVYAANASTFLVSGACLFLLRLAPAPSDEAPRGSFLAELVDGWREFTARSWLWGVIAVWTVYGFAVLGPMLPLTAVRVTEAHGSGTYGAMMAVNGAGSVVGGLLALRLRPRRPLAAGAVALTGVCANLVVLGLGLSVPALGAGQFVAGAASAFWLVMWSTTVQTHVPPESLNRLHAYDVAGSLLMVAAGRALAGPLADQLGAPEVLFAGAVVNILAVGVLLAARPIRRLERIG, translated from the coding sequence GTGTGCATTCCCGCCACGGACCCCCAGGCCGCCGCCCTCGGCGGCCCGTCCCCTCTCCCGCCCCTGCCGCCTCTGTTCGAGGAGTCCGGCAGGCAGCTCTGGAACCGTAACTTCAGGCTGTTCTTCGTCGCCCGCACGGCCGCCGTCTTCGGCGACGGCATGATCCCCGTCGCCCTCACCGCGGGGCTCCTCGGTGCCGGCCGCCCGGCCTCCTCGGTCGGTTACGCGCTGGCCTGCTGGATGGGCCCGCTCGCCGTGTTCGTCCTCTTCGGCGGGGTCCTCGCGGACCGGTTCACGCCGCGCCGCATGATGATCATCGCCGACGTGCTCCGGTTCGCCGGCGCCTCCGTGCTCGCCGTGGCCTTCGCGGCCGGCAACCCGCCGCTCTGGGCGGTGTACGCGCTGAGCTCGGTCGCCGGTGTCGGCGCCGCCCTGTTCCAGCCGGGCGTCGCGTCCACCGTGCCGCGCGTCGCCCCGGACGTGCAGCGCGCCAACGCCACGCTGCGCGTGTCCGAGGCGCTGATGACCATGGCGGGCCCCGCCTTCGCGGGCGTCCTCGTCGGCCTGGCGAGCGCGGGCGCGGTGTACGCCGCCAACGCCTCGACCTTCCTGGTCTCCGGGGCGTGCCTCTTCCTGCTCCGGCTGGCCCCGGCCCCCTCGGACGAGGCGCCGCGCGGTTCGTTCCTCGCCGAGCTTGTTGACGGCTGGCGGGAGTTCACCGCGCGCAGCTGGCTCTGGGGCGTGATCGCCGTCTGGACGGTGTACGGCTTCGCCGTGCTCGGCCCGATGCTCCCGCTCACCGCCGTCCGGGTCACCGAGGCGCACGGCTCGGGGACGTACGGCGCGATGATGGCGGTGAACGGCGCGGGCAGCGTCGTCGGCGGGCTGCTCGCCCTGCGCCTGCGCCCGCGCCGCCCCCTCGCGGCGGGCGCCGTCGCGCTCACCGGCGTCTGCGCGAACCTCGTGGTGCTGGGCCTCGGGCTCTCCGTACCGGCCCTGGGCGCGGGCCAGTTCGTGGCGGGCGCGGCCTCCGCGTTCTGGCTGGTGATGTGGTCCACCACGGTCCAGACCCACGTACCGCCCGAATCCCTCAACCGCCTGCACGCGTACGACGTCGCCGGGTCGCTGCTCATGGTGGCGGCGGGCCGTGCCCTTGCGGGCCCGCTCGCGGACCAACTGGGGGCGCCGGAGGTGCTGTTCGCCGGTGCGGTGGTCAACATCCTGGCGGTGGGCGTGCTGCTCGCGGCCCGCCCGATCCGCCGCCTGGAACGGATCGGCTGA
- a CDS encoding MFS transporter, whose protein sequence is MNPTTESVAPVAPAPNAPGKPGRWRIHRAWIVAAVTFVTIIGGAAFNSLPGLLFDPLQDEFGWSRGQIGLAVSIDMALYGLTAPFAAALMDRFGIRRVVAVALTMVAAGALASVWMTAAWQLMLYWGLLVGLGTGSMALAFSATVTNRWFTARRGLVTGVLTAAGASGQLVFLPLCAWIVDRHGWRPASVTVALAALVVVPFVWLLMRDHPADVGLAPYGGEYTEKPAPARGAAGRTVRVLFDAARTGPFWLLAGSFAICGASTNGLIRTHFVPSAHDHHMPITAAASLLAVIGIFDIIGTVFSGWLTDRFDARRLLAVYYGLRGISLLFLPLLMQATVEPPMVFFIVFYGLDWVATVPPTLALCREQYGDDSAIVFGWVLASHQVGAALVAFLGGVARDYFGTYDVVWYAAGAMCAVATLMVLVIRRVRGPVSAALV, encoded by the coding sequence GTGAATCCGACAACCGAGAGCGTCGCTCCCGTCGCCCCCGCGCCCAACGCCCCCGGGAAGCCCGGCCGGTGGCGTATCCACCGTGCCTGGATCGTCGCCGCCGTCACCTTCGTGACGATCATCGGCGGGGCCGCCTTCAACTCCCTGCCCGGGCTCCTCTTCGACCCGCTCCAGGACGAGTTCGGCTGGTCGCGCGGGCAGATCGGGCTCGCCGTCTCGATCGACATGGCGCTGTACGGGCTCACCGCGCCGTTCGCCGCCGCGCTGATGGACCGGTTCGGTATCCGGCGGGTGGTGGCCGTGGCGCTGACCATGGTCGCGGCCGGGGCGCTGGCGAGTGTGTGGATGACGGCGGCCTGGCAGCTGATGCTCTACTGGGGCCTCCTCGTGGGGCTCGGCACGGGTTCGATGGCGCTGGCGTTCTCCGCGACGGTCACCAACCGCTGGTTCACCGCCCGGCGCGGTCTGGTGACCGGTGTCCTCACCGCCGCCGGGGCCTCGGGCCAGCTGGTCTTCCTCCCGCTCTGCGCGTGGATCGTGGACCGGCACGGCTGGCGCCCGGCGTCGGTGACCGTGGCGCTGGCGGCCCTGGTCGTCGTCCCGTTCGTGTGGCTCCTGATGCGCGACCACCCGGCCGACGTGGGGCTCGCCCCGTACGGCGGGGAGTACACCGAGAAGCCGGCGCCCGCGCGGGGGGCGGCGGGCCGGACCGTGCGGGTGCTGTTCGACGCGGCGCGCACGGGGCCGTTCTGGCTGCTGGCCGGGTCCTTCGCGATCTGCGGCGCCTCCACCAACGGCCTGATCCGTACGCACTTCGTGCCCTCGGCGCACGACCACCACATGCCGATCACCGCGGCGGCGTCGCTCCTCGCGGTCATCGGGATCTTCGACATCATCGGCACGGTGTTCTCCGGCTGGCTCACCGACCGCTTCGACGCGCGTCGCCTGCTGGCGGTGTACTACGGGCTGCGCGGGATCTCGCTGCTGTTCCTGCCGCTCCTGATGCAGGCCACGGTGGAGCCGCCGATGGTCTTCTTCATCGTCTTCTACGGCCTGGACTGGGTCGCCACGGTCCCCCCGACCCTGGCCCTGTGCCGCGAGCAGTACGGCGACGACAGCGCGATCGTCTTCGGCTGGGTCCTGGCGTCGCACCAGGTGGGCGCGGCACTGGTCGCTTTCCTGGGCGGGGTGGCGCGGGACTACTTCGGTACGTATGACGTGGTCTGGTACGCGGCGGGGGCGATGTGCGCCGTGGCGACGCTGATGGTGCTGGTGATCCGGCGGGTCCGGGGGCCGGTGTCTGCGGCGCTGGTGTGA
- a CDS encoding RNA polymerase sigma factor: MAENAPPRWDRRMQQRLSRGEAAALGEMYDRFAALVHSQANRMLDDEDAADAVTREVFGYVWENPDMYDPKQGSMRAWLAFLTHRESVRRLRGEAADGEAPDAPDALDERVRRATAAARADYIVASMPAPLRAALELAYVQRRDYRQTAADLGVTADEARRRLRLGLQLLSTARTRPVEGAPPPGYGRAL; the protein is encoded by the coding sequence ATGGCCGAAAACGCACCACCCCGCTGGGACCGCAGGATGCAGCAGCGGCTGTCGCGCGGCGAGGCCGCCGCCCTCGGCGAGATGTACGACCGGTTCGCCGCCCTCGTCCACAGCCAGGCCAACCGGATGCTGGACGACGAGGACGCCGCCGACGCGGTCACCCGCGAGGTCTTCGGCTACGTCTGGGAGAACCCGGACATGTACGACCCGAAGCAGGGCTCCATGCGGGCCTGGCTGGCCTTCCTCACGCACCGCGAGTCCGTACGGCGGCTGCGCGGCGAGGCGGCGGACGGCGAGGCCCCCGATGCCCCCGACGCTTTGGACGAGCGGGTCCGCCGGGCGACCGCCGCCGCCCGGGCCGACTACATCGTCGCCTCGATGCCGGCACCGCTGCGGGCCGCCCTGGAGCTGGCGTACGTACAGCGCCGCGACTACCGGCAGACCGCGGCGGACCTCGGCGTCACGGCGGACGAGGCGCGACGGCGGCTGCGGCTCGGACTCCAGCTGCTGTCCACCGCCCGGACCCGCCCGGTGGAGGGCGCCCCGCCGCCCGGATACGGGAGGGCGCTGTGA
- a CDS encoding flavin-containing monooxygenase codes for MSDSAPTAGSTSPAPTDLTEDRPVYVIGGGPGGLAAAAALRARGVRAVVLEKSGAVGASWRGHYDRLHLHTTRRWSALPGLPMPRKFGRWVARDNVVRYLEKYAEHHELEVITGVEVSRIDRAADGTGWRLSASGGRELTGRAVVVATGFNHTPRLPDWPGRETFTGELLHASDYRSPAPYAGKDVLVVGVGNTGAEIAVDLVEGGASRVRLAVRTVPHIVRRSTAGWPAQATGILVRRLPVALVDRAGRLMARAAVPDLSEHGLPRPDTGLYSRVKEGAIPVQDVGLIDAVKRGRVQPVAAVESFDKDAVVLADGTRATPDVVIAATGYVRALEPLLGHLDVLDDRGRPVTHGPRTPKQAPGLYFTGFTNPISGMLRELARDAERIAKRVARKGR; via the coding sequence ATGTCCGACAGCGCACCTACCGCCGGTAGCACCTCCCCGGCCCCCACCGACCTCACCGAGGACCGCCCCGTCTACGTCATCGGCGGCGGCCCGGGCGGACTGGCCGCGGCGGCCGCCCTGCGCGCGCGGGGCGTCCGGGCGGTCGTCCTGGAGAAGTCCGGGGCCGTCGGCGCGTCCTGGCGGGGCCACTACGACCGGCTGCACCTGCACACCACCCGGCGCTGGTCCGCGCTGCCGGGGCTCCCGATGCCGAGGAAGTTCGGCCGCTGGGTCGCCCGCGACAACGTCGTGCGGTACCTGGAGAAGTACGCCGAGCACCACGAGCTGGAAGTGATCACCGGCGTCGAGGTCTCCCGGATCGACCGCGCGGCGGACGGCACCGGCTGGCGGCTGAGCGCGAGCGGCGGCCGCGAGCTGACCGGCCGCGCCGTCGTCGTCGCCACCGGCTTCAACCACACCCCGCGGCTGCCGGACTGGCCGGGCCGCGAGACGTTCACCGGGGAGCTGCTGCACGCCTCGGACTACCGCTCCCCGGCCCCGTACGCGGGCAAGGACGTCCTGGTCGTCGGCGTCGGCAACACGGGCGCGGAGATCGCCGTCGACCTCGTGGAGGGCGGCGCCTCGCGCGTACGGCTCGCGGTGCGCACCGTTCCGCACATCGTGCGCCGCTCCACGGCGGGCTGGCCCGCGCAGGCCACCGGCATCCTGGTCCGCAGGCTGCCCGTCGCCCTGGTGGACCGGGCGGGCCGCCTGATGGCCCGCGCCGCCGTGCCGGACCTGTCGGAGCACGGGCTGCCCCGCCCCGACACGGGCCTGTACTCCCGCGTCAAGGAGGGCGCGATCCCGGTCCAGGACGTCGGCCTGATCGACGCGGTGAAGCGCGGCCGGGTGCAACCCGTGGCGGCCGTCGAGTCGTTCGACAAGGACGCGGTGGTCCTCGCGGACGGCACCCGGGCCACCCCGGACGTCGTGATCGCGGCCACCGGCTACGTCCGCGCCCTGGAACCCCTGCTCGGCCACCTCGACGTCCTGGACGACCGCGGCCGCCCGGTGACCCACGGCCCCCGCACCCCGAAGCAGGCCCCCGGCCTGTACTTCACCGGCTTCACGAACCCCATCAGCGGCATGCTCCGCGAACTGGCCCGGGACGCGGAACGGATCGCGAAGCGGGTTGCCCGCAAGGGGCGTTGA